The genomic stretch TCCGCCAAGGTCGTATATGAAGGCTGGCTGCTGAATCGGTCCAGCAAAAAAAAAGCAAAGGCCATGTTGCCTACTGTCGTGCCCATTTGAGAAGCGAGTGCTGCGAAAAATAGACGAACAAAATTACGATTTTTAAATATATCCATAAAAACGCTCCTTACCCTAAAGGTCCCACTTTATCATATTATAAACCGCCTGTTTTTGAAACAAATAAGAAAACATTACCGGTTAATCGTGACTCTCGTTCCGTTTGGCACAATTGAAGCAAGTTCGATCACGTCTTTGTTATGCATGCGAATGCAGCCTTTAGAAACAGCCTTACCAATCGAAGCGGGATTATTCGTCCCATGTATTCCGTAGTGCTGCTTTGAAAGGCTCAGCCAATAAGCGCCAAATGGGCCGCCGGGATTGCGCTGGCGGTTAATAATGTAAAACTCGCCAGTAGGCGTTTGCGTTAGTATTTTACCAACGGCGATGGGATAGGTTTTCATTACCCGATTATTTAGGGACAGCGTAAGGGTCTTCGCTCCGATTGAGACTGCGATATGATACGGAATTGTATAAGGGTCCGGCAGTCCGGGGATGACTATGGACTGTCCCGCGGTGAGCCCTGCCTGCAGTGACGGATTAGCCTGGAGTAATGCAGCCGTGCTGATTCTGAAATCAGCCGCGATGCTGTTCAGTGTATCACCTTGCTTCACCTGGTACGTAAGCAGTTTCCTCATCCTCCTTTTTTACTTATAAGTATTGATGAGGAGCCCATCCTGCTACATTAATTTGTGCTTTTTAAGGTGAAGACAGTGATTTCAGGCTTGGCAAGAAACCGCAAAGGCAGCCTGGTCATCCCGAGGCCTCGGTTTACGTAAATATGAGTGCTGCCCGTTTGATACATTCCCTCTGTGTAGACTTTTCCATATGGAGGCGTAATAATCGGTCCGTAAAAAGGCAGCTGAATCTGGCCGCCGTGTGTATGGCCGGAAAGCTGAAGGTTCACGGGATAATCTGTTGTTTTCAAGGCTGCATCAGGTTCATGGACGAGAAGAATGGAAAAAAGTCTGTCGCTCAGCCTTGAAAGGGTGCCTTCATAATCTGGGTTTCCCAGCATTAAGTCATCAAGCGAAGCAATCTCGATTTTGCTGCCATCTGCGAGTGACAATGTTTGATAGCCATTGCGATATACCGTGAAACCTCCGGCCGTCATCAGGCTTTTGTAAACGGCAGTTCCATAGCCTCCGTGATCATGATTGCCGTAAATACAAAGCTTGCCGAAGGGAGCATTAAGCTTTCTCAATAATGGAATGACTGCCTGGTGGTGCTGGTACGTATCAGGATTATCAATAATATCACCTGTAAAAACAATGAGATCAGGTTTAGATTCATTAATTGTAAGAATGACAGTTTTTAAATCTTCGAGAGTAAAGTAATCACTCAAGTGTGCATCGCTGAACTGCACGATTTTAAAACCGTCAAATCCGTGCGGGATGAGAGAGCTTTTTATTGTGTGTTCGGTTGTCTCGATCATATGCGGCTCGAGATACCTGGCATAGCCATATCCCCCGCCGGCCGTTAAAGCCCCGGCAGCAAGAGCGCCGAACATTCCTTTTAGAAATTGTCTTCTGGACATCTTTTTCATTTCAAACCAACCTTTAATAGAGTTTTTCTATTATATCATCTGTATCTGATAAAAATCTCATATGAGCATGTGCTGACAGAGGCAGGGATATAATGATAGAATATTATTGAATGAATAATCATTCACAATTGGAGGGATAAACATGGAAAAAAAGGCGGTAATTATTACCGGCGGGTCAAGCGGCATGGGAAAAGCGATGGCAAAAAAACAGGCTGAATTAGGGTGGCACGTTATGGTGACAGGGAGGAACCATGAGGCACTTGAGGAAACAAAAAAAGAAATTCAGACCTTTGAGGGACAGGTCGCTTGTTTTCAAATGGATGTCCGTTCCGATTCCGCCGCTTCAGACATGATTAAAGAAGCGGTAAAAGCCTTTGGCCGGCTTGACGCGCTGATTAACAACGCGGCCGGAAACTTTATTTGTCCGGCAGAAAAGCTGACGCCCAATGGATGGAAAGCCGTTATTGAGATTGTTTTAAACGGCACATTTTTTTGCAGCCAAGCAGCGGCAAGGCATTGGATTGACCAGAAGCAGCAGGGTGTCATTTTAAATATGGCAGCCACGTACGCTTGGGGAGCGGGAGCGGGGGTCGTTCATTCCGCTGCAGCCAAAGCGGGGGTATTGTCATTGACAAGAACGCTGGCCGTTGAATGGGGGAGCAAATACGGCATTCGTACAAACGCGATAGCCCCCGGACCGATTGAACGAACAGGCGGTGCGGAGAAGCTATTTGAATCGGAAAAAGCGATGGCCCGCACGATGAACAGTGTGCCGCTCGGCCGATTGGGCACACCGGAGGAAATCGCCGCTTTGGCAGCGTTTTTGCTTTCTGATGAAGCATCCTATATAAACGGGGATTGTATCACAATGGACGGGGGGCAATGGCTGAATCCTTATCCGTTTTAATCTGAATATTTATAAGTGAATATTTAAGTTATTAAGAACTTTTATGTTCGAATGTAATACCTCCACAATTAACCTTCTTCCTATCCAATTTGATAACACATAGAGCTTTATTTGTTTATGAGGTGTTGTGTCATACGTAAGCCACCTAATATATGAAAGGTATATTTTAAAAGGGGAGACGAAATATGAAGAACTTAGATTTCAAATAAAACATTCATATAATTACTTCGTTAACTAAAAAGAGAAATTATAAGAATGAAAGGTTTCAAGGTTACATCAGATTGGGAGGAAGGTAATATAATGGACGAGATGGTATTATTAACTCAGGAATGGCTCAATGAAACGTACAAAGGAAAAAGTGGCTACAATTCCATTGAGGAAAATGGGAAAACTGGCTGGAAAACAATGTATGCATTAACTAGAGCATTACAACTAGAATTGGGAATTACACAGACTTCCGACAGTTTTGGTCCTACAACTTTAAGAAAGCTTAAAGAATTAGGCCCGATTTCTACGTCAACTAATTCAAAAAAAAATATTGTGAAAATTATTCAAGGTGCTCTTTATTGTAAAGGTTATGGTCCAGGTGGATTAACGGGTACATTTGGTCAGGGAACGAAAGAGGCGATAGCAGAAATGCAATTGCATATGGGGCTTTCTAAAACAGACGGTGTAGTAACGCCTAAGGTGTTTAAAGCTTTATTAAACATGGACTCTTATATCCTTTTAAATGGGGCGTCAGAGAAAGTTCGTTCAATACAGCAATGGCTAAATAATAAATATTACAATAGAGAGAATTTCTACTTTATGCCCTGTGATGGCCTGTATTCAAGGGATACTCAAAAGTCTCTTGTTTATGCAATACAGTACGAGGAAGGGTTAAGTGATAGTATAGCTAATGGGAATTTTGGACCAACTACTCAAAGATTGATTCCTGTATTAAGAATTGGAGAAACAGATGAAAAAAACAGTTTTATTCATTTATTTCAAGCTGCTCTAATCTTTAATGGCTACAATGTTCCTTTTGATGGAGTATACTCTGAATCTGTAAGATCAAAAGTAAAGGCTTTTCAGTCTTTTGCAAAATTACAACAGAGTGGTACTGCCGACTTTCAAACATGGGCTTCACTTCTAGTAAGTACTGGAGACCCCAATCGAAAAGGAGTTGCTTGTGACTCAATTACTCAAATTACATCGGACAGGGCGGAGTCCCTTAAGAGGGCAGGTTATAAGATTGTAGGGCGGTATCTAACAAATGCGCCGGGGAGTACACTAAATAAAAAAATACAACCAGGTGAATTAGAAACTATCTTAAAATCAGGTTTAAATGTTTTTCCGATTTATCAAACCTATGGGGGAGCAACAAATTATTTTAATAAAGAACAAGGAAAGAAAGATGCGTTTGCTGCTTATAAAGCAGCAAAAGAATACGGGTTTAAAAATAACACTGTAATATACTTTGCAGTAGATTATGATGCATATGGTAACGATTTAAACAACAATATTATTCCACACTTCGAAGGTATAAATGAAATAATGAACGGTTTTTTAGGTTCAACTTACAAAATTGGTATTTATGCCCCTAGGAATGTATGTACTATAGTTTCTAAAAAAGGTTTAGCATTTGCAAGTTTTGTAAGTGGTATGTCTACTGGCTTTAGCGGAAACTTAGGATATCCTTTGCCTTACAATTGGGCGTTTGACCAAATTTCAACAATTACTGTTGGAAATGGTTCTGGAATGATTGAAATTGATAATGATATTTGTTCAGGTTTGGATAATGGAGTTAATACCATAAATATAGTGCCTTCAGAGAATAAGAAGTTTTTTGATCAAATTGATGTTTTATATGAAACTGCTGAAAAATATGCTCAAATGCAAAGCGACTTAAATAATGGGGTAAAAAAAACACAATTAGCTAATGAGTTGGTTGCCCAGTATTTAAGAAAGGATGACTACAAAGGGTGGAAGTGGGTCCCTACCGCAGGCCAGATTGATCCTATTTATCGTGAATGGGCAGTAAAGCGCTAGGGGAAGACCTAGTAAATGGAATTGTTGATCCTATATCAAAAACTGTCATAGGAACGCAGCATCTTATGGCAACTTATAATGCCATTATTTATAGTGGTGGTTACTCTCAAACACTACGAGATTTTGCTGGTTGGACTGGAGATCTATTAACAACAATACAGGACATGAAATTACACGCTCAAGAATTTAATTCGCCTTATGATGCGGCTATGAAAATAATAGGTAATATGTATCAATTTAGCCTAGATGATTTATTTAGTGATGTAGATGCAATTAATCTAGCGAATAAAACATCAGTTGGTGCTAATGCACAACCTCTAAATATCGCAATTAGAGATTATTATAGTAATAATGACTGTATGAATAGGTTCACTCAATTTGTAAATAATAGATTTGATGGTTCGTTAGACAAAATTTTCTCTGAAGCAGAGTATTATTTAAATACAAACCTTGACCCAGTTGTTGTTCCAATTAGGTTAGCCTTTAAACGTGCTTTTGATGTTGAGGATTATAGTGAAGAGATTGGAAAAATAACAGCACAAGCATTTAGAGATGTTATCGAGAAAAAAATGATATCTGAATAAACTGCAAAACAAGCGAACGTTAAAACTGGTCGTTCGCTTGTTTTATTTTCTATTTAAATTTATGATATAATTTTTAAAGATTAAGGAGTGATTCATTGAAGAAATTGTTAAAAAAGTTAGTTGTATTATTTTTAAGCAGTTTAGTTATCATCTTTAATGTTTGGTACTTTATTATTTGTGCTTTTTCCCCAGAGTATTATCAAAATACAAATCTTACTTCTAATGAAATAATAAGATTTGAAAAACTATACCACATAGATTTTCCTGATGAAACAAAATTTATTAAAGCTAGAGAGTATTTGGCTGGGCCCGGAGGAGATACGTCAGCTGTATTATATGTGTCTCTGCCAACCAAGCGGGTAGAAAAAGTTTTATCTGATTACACGTATATGAAAATAAACTATACTGACAATGTCGGTTCAATGTATGGAGTTGACGTTTCAAAGAGTGTCGCCGGTTTAACAACTCTTACATTTGGCACTTACGATAAAAAAGGAACTTTCTATAATATGAAACATGATGATGATTGGATGTATAAAGGCACTGACTGGAATCTTTACTTTTGGACAGCTGCTAGTTATAATGCTGTTATTTTTGTATTTGTTTTGGTTATTGTGAAACAAATGAATAAAATTCTTAATTAACCAGTATGTAGATTGATAATCTCAAAAAAATTTTCCTCTTCTTTTAACATACTCCATACGACCTACTTTTCCATACTATGATTTTTTTGAAATTTGTGGTGTAGTTATAATTGTGCGTATAATCAGACAAAGATAGAGAAGCAGGTGATAACATGTTGGATCCACTTGATATTTTAACGAACATTGATGATGTCCTTCCATATTACCAGGCGATTTTTAGTGCCGAGGAGCAGAAGGTTGTCGGATATGAGGTGCTTGGACGAATTTTGGCAGATTCAGAAATCCAAAGTCTCGGGCCCTTCTTTTTAGATGCGGGGATACCCGAAGAATATAAATTAGAGGTTGATAACAGAATTATCCGCCAGGCTCTTGACCGCTTTTTAGAGGCGGATTCTGATCTGCTGATTTTTATGAATCAGGATGCCAATCTGCTGATGCTGGATCATGGTGAAAGCTTTCTGGAGCTTCTGAAAGAATATGAAGCGAAGGGAATCGAACTCCACCGTTTTGTGCTTGAAATTACAGAGCACAATTTTGAAGGGGATATTG from Bacillus subtilis subsp. subtilis str. 168 encodes the following:
- the ykuH gene encoding hypothetical protein (Evidence 4: Unknown function but conserved in other organisms) produces the protein MKKLLKKLVVLFLSSLVIIFNVWYFIICAFSPEYYQNTNLTSNEIIRFEKLYHIDFPDETKFIKAREYLAGPGGDTSAVLYVSLPTKRVEKVLSDYTYMKINYTDNVGSMYGVDVSKSVAGLTTLTFGTYDKKGTFYNMKHDDDWMYKGTDWNLYFWTAASYNAVIFVFVLVIVKQMNKILN
- the ykuG gene encoding putative cell wall-binding protein (Evidence 3: Putative function from multiple computational evidences; PubMedId: 17189250; Product type m: membrane component), whose amino-acid sequence is MDEMVLLTQEWLNETYKGKSGYNSIEENGKTGWKTMYALTRALQLELGITQTSDSFGPTTLRKLKELGPISTSTNSKKNIVKIIQGALYCKGYGPGGLTGTFGQGTKEAIAEMQLHMGLSKTDGVVTPKVFKALLNMDSYILLNGASEKVRSIQQWLNNKYYNRENFYFMPCDGLYSRDTQKSLVYAIQYEEGLSDSIANGNFGPTTQRLIPVLRIGETDEKNSFIHLFQAALIFNGYNVPFDGVYSESVRSKVKAFQSFAKLQQSGTADFQTWASLLVSTGDPNRKGVACDSITQITSDRAESLKRAGYKIVGRYLTNAPGSTLNKKIQPGELETILKSGLNVFPIYQTYGGATNYFNKEQGKKDAFAAYKAAKEYGFKNNTVIYFAVDYDAYGNDLNNNIIPHFEGINEIMNGFLGSTYKIGIYAPRNVCTIVSKKGLAFASFVSGMSTGFSGNLGYPLPYNWAFDQISTITVGNGSGMIEIDNDICSGLDNGVNTINIVPSENKKFFDQIDVLYETAEKYAQMQSDLNNGVKKTQLANELVAQYLRKDDYKGWKWVPTAGQIDPIYREWAVKR
- the ppeE gene encoding exported metallophosphoesterase (Mn2+ and Zn2+) (Evidence 1a: Function from experimental evidences in the studied strain; PubMedId: 22767609, 24140208; Product type e: enzyme) yields the protein MKKMSRRQFLKGMFGALAAGALTAGGGYGYARYLEPHMIETTEHTIKSSLIPHGFDGFKIVQFSDAHLSDYFTLEDLKTVILTINESKPDLIVFTGDIIDNPDTYQHHQAVIPLLRKLNAPFGKLCIYGNHDHGGYGTAVYKSLMTAGGFTVYRNGYQTLSLADGSKIEIASLDDLMLGNPDYEGTLSRLSDRLFSILLVHEPDAALKTTDYPVNLQLSGHTHGGQIQLPFYGPIITPPYGKVYTEGMYQTGSTHIYVNRGLGMTRLPLRFLAKPEITVFTLKSTN
- the ykzU gene encoding hypothetical protein (Evidence 4: Unknown function but conserved in other organisms), coding for MATYNAIIYSGGYSQTLRDFAGWTGDLLTTIQDMKLHAQEFNSPYDAAMKIIGNMYQFSLDDLFSDVDAINLANKTSVGANAQPLNIAIRDYYSNNDCMNRFTQFVNNRFDGSLDKIFSEAEYYLNTNLDPVVVPIRLAFKRAFDVEDYSEEIGKITAQAFRDVIEKKMISE
- the ltdD gene encoding murein L,D-transpeptidase (Evidence 1a: Function from experimental evidences in the studied strain; PubMedId: 11011148, 16287140, 23832002; Product type cp: cell process); the protein is MLTYQVKQGDTLNSIAADFRISTAALLQANPSLQAGLTAGQSIVIPGLPDPYTIPYHIAVSIGAKTLTLSLNNRVMKTYPIAVGKILTQTPTGEFYIINRQRNPGGPFGAYWLSLSKQHYGIHGTNNPASIGKAVSKGCIRMHNKDVIELASIVPNGTRVTINR
- the fadH gene encoding putative 2,4-dienoyl-CoA reductase (Evidence 3: Putative function from multiple computational evidences; PubMedId: 17189250, 21398533; Product type e: enzyme) — its product is MEKKAVIITGGSSGMGKAMAKKQAELGWHVMVTGRNHEALEETKKEIQTFEGQVACFQMDVRSDSAASDMIKEAVKAFGRLDALINNAAGNFICPAEKLTPNGWKAVIEIVLNGTFFCSQAAARHWIDQKQQGVILNMAATYAWGAGAGVVHSAAAKAGVLSLTRTLAVEWGSKYGIRTNAIAPGPIERTGGAEKLFESEKAMARTMNSVPLGRLGTPEEIAALAAFLLSDEASYINGDCITMDGGQWLNPYPF